One window of Electrophorus electricus isolate fEleEle1 chromosome 24, fEleEle1.pri, whole genome shotgun sequence genomic DNA carries:
- the bhlhe23 gene encoding class E basic helix-loop-helix protein 23 — translation MNARDENLLKAISNDTLLDLTQRYGQSALSFGAGHGAGSPARYPLTPAADFLSNQTGKSNESGGEHTSDDDDGFDLDSRKRSSGFDDDKHPGALAKKPKEQRSLRLSINARERRRMHDLNDALDGLRAVIPYAHSPSVRKLSKIATLLLAKNYILMQAQALEEMRRLVAYLNQGQTISSPIPTALAPFGQAAVYPFSGTALATCAEKCAYSGTPSSLFKHCNDKP, via the coding sequence ATGAATGCTAGAGATGAGAACCTGCTGAAAGCGATCAGCAATGACACCCTATTGGACCTCACGCAGCGGTACGGACAGTCCGCGCTCAGCTTCGGCGCTGGCCATGGTGCTGGAAGCCCCGCGCGGTACCCCCTCACACCCGCTGCCGATTTCCTGTCGAATCAAACAGGAAAGTCCAACGAGAGTGGCGGAGAGCACACTAGTGACGACGACGACGGATTCGACCTAGACTCTCGGAAGAGAAGTTCGGGCTTTGACGACGACAAGCACCCCGGTGCTCTTGCCAAGAAGCCAAAGGAACAGAGGTCTCTTCGGTTGAGCATCAATGCTCGAGAGCGGAGACGGATGCACGACCTGAACGACGCGCTGGACGGTCTGAGGGCTGTGATTCCGTACGCGCACAGTCCGTCTGTAAGAAAACTATCCAAAATCGCAACTTTGCTCCTTGCGAAAAACTACATTCTAATGCAAGCGCAAGCGTTGGAGGAAATGCGCCGGCTGGTAGCTTATCTAAATCAGGGGCAGACAATATCGTCGCCCATTCCGACCGCGCTGGCTCCGTTCGGACAAGCGGCTGTATACCCGTTTTCGGGCACGGCATTGGCTACCTGCGCGGAGAAATGCGCGTACTCCGGGACACCTTCAAGTCTGTTCAAACACTGCAATGATAAACCTTGA